The proteins below come from a single Sphingomicrobium sediminis genomic window:
- the ndhC gene encoding NADH-quinone oxidoreductase subunit A, with protein sequence MASVAADYLPILLFLAVALALSVAFVFAPMAISRVTGAHQPNPEKLSEYECGFPAFEDSRDQFDVRFYLVAILFIIFDLEAAFLFPWAVTLMGTGWASWIAMMIFLTELTLGLVYAWQKGALEWE encoded by the coding sequence TTGGCAAGCGTTGCCGCAGATTATCTGCCGATCCTTCTGTTCCTCGCCGTCGCGCTCGCGCTGTCGGTCGCGTTCGTGTTCGCGCCCATGGCGATCAGCCGGGTCACGGGGGCGCATCAGCCGAACCCCGAAAAGCTGTCCGAATATGAATGCGGTTTCCCCGCCTTCGAGGATAGCCGCGACCAGTTCGACGTGCGTTTCTACCTAGTCGCGATCCTCTTCATCATCTTCGATCTTGAAGCCGCCTTCCTGTTTCCGTGGGCCGTGACCCTGATGGGGACCGGTTGGGCGAGCTGGATTGCGATGATGATCTTCCTCACCGAATTGACGCTGGGCCTTGTCTACGCCTGGCAAAAGGGAGCGCTGGAATGGGAGTAA
- a CDS encoding inositol monophosphatase family protein — MVSHSGLITVMERAARKAAPRLRRDFGEVENLQVSKKGPADFVSMADKRAEETIIDELRYARPDWGLLVEEAGEIEGDPDKPRWIVDPLDGTSNFLHGIPHFAISISVEDKKPNGDPEITHALTYQPITDESFWAEKGRGAWLQDQRLRVSARRNLDEALIGTGMPHWGRGDVAKWSRIYGAIGPEVSAIRRFGAATLDFAWVAAGRLDGFWEDDLDLWDVSAGLLLVREAGGFITDYRGQDRMRQKREYLAASGELHSKLHKLVAGALR, encoded by the coding sequence ATGGTATCCCATTCGGGTCTCATCACCGTGATGGAACGCGCCGCGCGCAAGGCCGCGCCGCGTCTGCGCCGCGATTTCGGCGAAGTCGAGAATTTGCAGGTGTCCAAGAAAGGCCCCGCCGATTTCGTCTCGATGGCCGACAAGCGCGCCGAAGAAACGATCATCGACGAGCTGCGCTATGCGCGTCCCGATTGGGGCCTGCTGGTCGAGGAAGCGGGAGAGATCGAAGGCGATCCCGACAAGCCGCGCTGGATCGTCGATCCGCTGGATGGCACGTCGAATTTCCTGCACGGCATCCCGCACTTCGCCATCTCGATCTCGGTTGAGGACAAGAAGCCTAATGGTGATCCCGAAATCACCCACGCGCTGACCTATCAGCCGATCACGGATGAAAGCTTCTGGGCCGAAAAGGGCCGCGGTGCCTGGCTGCAGGACCAGCGCCTGCGCGTGTCGGCGCGTCGAAATCTCGACGAAGCGCTGATCGGTACCGGCATGCCGCATTGGGGTCGCGGTGACGTGGCCAAATGGAGCCGTATCTATGGCGCCATCGGCCCCGAAGTCTCGGCGATCCGCCGTTTCGGTGCGGCAACGCTCGATTTCGCCTGGGTCGCTGCGGGTCGCCTCGATGGCTTCTGGGAAGACGATCTCGACCTGTGGGACGTGTCGGCAGGCCTCCTCCTGGTGCGCGAAGCGGGCGGTTTCATCACCGACTATCGCGGCCAGGATCGCATGCGGCAGAAGCGCGAATATCTCGCCGCCTCGGGCGAACTGCACAGCAAGCTGCACAAGCTGGTCGCCGGCGCCCTGCGCTAG